Proteins encoded together in one Pseudoxanthomonas sp. Root65 window:
- a CDS encoding flagellar motor protein translates to MDIFSLIGLLLALVALVGGSILKGAGLSSLWSSAAFVIVILGTLAAILVHTPPPVFKRAVSIARWVIRPPGTDGDALLAQIVEWSNIARKQGLLGLEPVVSQQDDPFLKKGLQMLVDGVEPESIRHMMEIDLNGQEHQDLAAAKVFEAMGIYAPTLGIIGAVFGLIAVMKNLADPSKLGHGIAAAFTATIYGIASANLFFLPIASKLKSVIGGRSREQEMIIEGLIAIAQGENPRNIEAKLAGFLH, encoded by the coding sequence ATGGATATCTTCAGCCTCATCGGACTCCTGCTGGCGCTGGTCGCGCTGGTGGGCGGCAGCATCCTCAAGGGAGCCGGCCTGTCGTCGCTGTGGTCGTCGGCGGCATTCGTCATCGTCATCCTCGGCACGCTGGCCGCGATCCTGGTGCATACGCCGCCGCCGGTGTTCAAGCGCGCGGTGTCGATCGCCCGCTGGGTGATCCGCCCGCCGGGCACCGACGGCGACGCGCTGCTCGCGCAGATCGTCGAGTGGAGCAACATCGCACGCAAGCAGGGCCTGCTGGGCCTGGAGCCGGTGGTCAGCCAGCAGGACGATCCGTTCCTGAAGAAGGGCCTGCAGATGCTGGTCGACGGTGTGGAACCGGAATCGATCCGGCACATGATGGAGATCGACCTCAACGGCCAGGAACACCAGGACCTGGCCGCCGCCAAGGTGTTCGAGGCGATGGGCATCTACGCCCCCACGCTGGGCATCATCGGCGCCGTGTTCGGCCTGATCGCGGTGATGAAGAACCTGGCCGACCCCAGCAAGCTGGGCCACGGCATCGCCGCCGCGTTCACCGCCACCATCTACGGCATCGCCTCGGCCAACCTGTTCTTCCTGCCCATCGCCAGCAAGCTGAAGAGCGTGATCGGCGGGCGCAGCCGCGAGCAGGAAATGATCATCGAAGGCCTGATCGCCATCGCCCAGGGCGAGAATCCGCGCAACATCGAGGCCAAGCTGGCCGGCTTCCTGCACTGA
- a CDS encoding chemotaxis protein CheA, which produces MSAVTPEIAADFLIEAQEILDRLGEQLVTLEQDPSDSDQLNAVFRGFHTLKGGAGFLGIQPMVNLCHAAEETLGLVRAGQAALEAQHFDAAQQSLDWLQQMLDAIGAGEDPPHAPQILIDQFDVHGGAPAPRSAPAALATPTAPAAGGDMISDDEFEALLDQLHGDGAPTTLAAPAPTPPRAAPAPAPARPAAPKPAAKAGGEVEQTIRVDTKRLDAIVNLVGELVLSRNRLKTLRARIRDEELDRAVSSLDIATARLQTAVMRTRMQPVGKVFSRFPKVARDVARQLQKEVDLELVGADTELDRNLVEALADPLVHLVRNAIDHGIEVPSLREACSKPRQGHVRLSAQQEGDFVTIEIRDDGAGIDPERLRVKALEKGLIDPEAAARLSHDECLQLIFLPGFSTKAEVTDISGRGVGMDVVQSRIRELSGQITIHSDVGRGSRFVIRVPLTLAILPTLLVQAGDPVYALPLARVMEVLHAPSESLRWFDGQAVLDRQSHTLPLVDLRQWLRVDPFMAPLLTIVVLQMGEQRFGLIVDQVRGREEVVIKPLPRAVRGLPGYAGATLIGDGRMALILDVDGLRATA; this is translated from the coding sequence ATGTCCGCCGTCACGCCCGAAATCGCCGCCGACTTCCTGATCGAAGCGCAGGAAATCCTCGACCGGCTCGGCGAACAGCTGGTCACGCTGGAACAGGACCCGTCCGACAGCGACCAGCTCAACGCGGTGTTCCGCGGCTTCCACACCCTCAAGGGTGGTGCCGGCTTCCTCGGCATCCAGCCCATGGTCAACCTGTGCCACGCGGCCGAAGAGACCTTGGGCCTGGTCCGCGCCGGTCAGGCCGCGCTGGAAGCGCAGCACTTCGACGCCGCGCAGCAGTCGCTGGACTGGCTGCAGCAGATGCTGGACGCCATCGGCGCCGGCGAAGACCCGCCGCATGCGCCACAGATCCTGATCGACCAGTTCGACGTGCACGGTGGCGCCCCCGCACCTCGCTCTGCGCCTGCTGCACTGGCGACACCGACGGCGCCCGCCGCGGGCGGCGACATGATCAGCGACGACGAATTCGAAGCGCTGCTCGACCAGCTGCACGGCGATGGCGCGCCGACGACCTTGGCCGCGCCTGCGCCCACGCCACCGCGAGCCGCACCGGCGCCCGCTCCGGCCAGACCCGCCGCGCCGAAGCCCGCCGCCAAGGCCGGCGGCGAGGTCGAACAGACCATCCGCGTGGACACCAAGCGGCTGGATGCCATCGTCAACCTCGTCGGCGAGCTGGTGCTGTCGCGCAACCGCCTGAAGACGCTGCGCGCGCGCATCCGCGACGAGGAACTGGACCGCGCCGTCAGCAGCCTGGACATCGCCACCGCACGCCTGCAGACCGCCGTGATGCGTACGCGCATGCAGCCGGTCGGCAAGGTGTTCTCGCGCTTCCCCAAGGTCGCTCGCGACGTCGCCCGCCAGCTGCAGAAGGAAGTCGACCTGGAACTGGTCGGCGCCGACACGGAGCTCGACCGCAACCTGGTCGAGGCGCTGGCCGATCCGCTGGTGCACCTGGTGCGCAACGCGATCGACCACGGGATCGAAGTGCCGTCGCTGCGCGAGGCCTGCAGCAAGCCCAGGCAGGGCCATGTGCGGCTGTCGGCGCAGCAGGAAGGCGACTTTGTCACCATCGAGATCCGCGACGACGGCGCCGGCATCGATCCGGAACGCCTGCGCGTCAAGGCGCTGGAAAAAGGCCTGATCGATCCCGAGGCCGCCGCCCGCCTCAGCCACGACGAATGCCTGCAGCTGATCTTCCTGCCGGGCTTCTCGACCAAGGCCGAGGTCACCGACATTTCCGGCCGCGGCGTCGGCATGGACGTGGTGCAGTCGCGCATCCGCGAACTCAGCGGCCAGATCACCATCCATTCCGATGTCGGTCGCGGCAGCCGTTTCGTCATCCGCGTGCCGCTGACGCTGGCCATCCTGCCGACCCTGCTGGTGCAGGCCGGCGACCCCGTCTACGCGCTGCCGCTGGCGCGCGTGATGGAAGTGCTGCACGCGCCGTCGGAAAGCCTGCGCTGGTTCGACGGCCAGGCCGTGCTGGACCGCCAGAGCCATACCCTGCCGCTGGTCGACCTGCGCCAGTGGCTGCGCGTGGACCCGTTCATGGCGCCGCTGCTGACCATCGTGGTGCTGCAGATGGGCGAGCAGCGCTTCGGCCTGATCGTCGACCAGGTCCGCGGCCGCGAGGAAGTCGTCATCAAGCCGCTGCCGCGCGCCGTGCGCGGCCTGCCCGGCTACGCCGGCGCCACGCTGATCGGCGACGGCCGCATGGCCCTGATCCTGGATGTCGACGGGCTGCGCGCGACGGCGTGA
- a CDS encoding protein phosphatase CheZ, whose translation MNAVVDATAARAALVEKLQHALDALEQGDEAGWRRELDAIAAWRTQPMMQGLGRLARELAQTLGELPPTGPDELDDACARLDHVVEMTEQASHKTLDLAEQCRGYATQLKATDLSPAQAALVDSIGKGLSEMALAQSYQDLTGQIIRRVAGIVRRVHEGFGALGLPPPEKNRDKASELAGPAVAGLDRNAFSQDDADDLLSGLGL comes from the coding sequence ATGAACGCCGTCGTCGACGCCACCGCTGCCCGCGCGGCGCTGGTGGAGAAACTGCAGCACGCCCTCGACGCCCTGGAACAGGGCGACGAAGCCGGCTGGCGTCGCGAACTGGATGCCATCGCCGCGTGGCGCACGCAGCCGATGATGCAGGGCCTGGGACGCTTGGCGCGTGAGCTGGCGCAGACGCTGGGCGAGCTGCCGCCGACCGGTCCGGACGAACTCGATGACGCCTGTGCACGCCTGGACCACGTGGTGGAGATGACCGAGCAGGCCAGCCACAAGACGCTGGACCTGGCCGAACAGTGCCGTGGCTACGCCACCCAGCTGAAAGCCACCGACCTGTCGCCGGCGCAGGCCGCGCTGGTGGACAGCATCGGCAAGGGCCTGTCCGAGATGGCGCTGGCGCAGAGTTACCAGGACCTCACCGGCCAGATCATCCGCCGCGTGGCCGGCATCGTGCGTCGCGTGCACGAGGGTTTCGGCGCGCTCGGCCTGCCGCCACCGGAAAAAAACCGCGACAAGGCTTCAGAACTCGCCGGTCCGGCCGTTGCTGGTCTTGACCGCAACGCGTTTTCGCAGGACGACGCCGACGACCTGCTGTCCGGCCTGGGGTTGTAG
- the cheY gene encoding chemotaxis response regulator CheY: MRILIVDDFSTMRRIIKNLLNDLGYTNTAEAEDGNSALTALGQGGFDFVVTDWNMPGMTGIELLKAIRADDRYKTLPVLMVTAEAKREQIIEAAQNGVNGYIIKPFTAQTLEEKLGKIFERLGAAA; the protein is encoded by the coding sequence ATGCGCATCCTGATCGTGGACGATTTCTCCACCATGCGCCGCATCATCAAGAACCTGCTCAACGACCTGGGCTACACGAACACCGCCGAGGCCGAGGACGGCAACAGCGCATTGACGGCGCTGGGCCAGGGCGGTTTCGACTTCGTGGTCACCGACTGGAACATGCCCGGCATGACCGGCATCGAGCTGCTGAAGGCCATCCGCGCCGACGACCGCTACAAGACCCTGCCGGTGCTGATGGTGACCGCCGAGGCCAAGCGCGAGCAGATCATCGAAGCGGCGCAGAACGGCGTGAACGGCTACATCATCAAGCCGTTCACCGCGCAGACGCTGGAAGAGAAGCTGGGCAAGATCTTCGAACGCCTGGGAGCGGCCGCCTGA
- a CDS encoding RNA polymerase sigma factor FliA yields the protein MNTAAAQYRAVQRSAANDFVTQHADLVRRIAHHLAARLPASVEIDDLIQAGMIGLLEASRSYDAEQGASFETYASIRIRGSMIDEIRRGDWVPRSVHRRARQAAATVREIEQRTGRAAIATEVASAMEMPLPEYLRLMEDAARGQVLSLESHIDDHGEPNTSRTGGPSPQQNLERSEFRQQLVKCIGQLPEREQLVLSMYYEQELNLKEIGAVLGVSESRVCQIHGQAMVRLRGRLQVFEKADAGLGDEE from the coding sequence ATGAACACCGCCGCCGCCCAGTACCGCGCGGTGCAGCGAAGCGCCGCCAACGACTTCGTCACCCAGCACGCCGACCTGGTCCGCCGCATCGCCCATCACCTGGCGGCGCGACTGCCGGCCAGCGTGGAGATCGACGACCTGATTCAGGCCGGCATGATCGGCCTGCTGGAAGCCTCGCGCAGCTACGACGCCGAACAGGGCGCCTCGTTCGAGACGTACGCCTCCATCCGCATCCGCGGCTCGATGATCGACGAGATCCGCCGTGGCGACTGGGTGCCGCGCTCGGTGCATCGCCGCGCGCGCCAGGCCGCCGCCACCGTGCGCGAGATCGAACAGCGCACCGGCCGTGCCGCCATCGCCACCGAAGTGGCGAGCGCGATGGAGATGCCGCTGCCCGAATACCTGCGCCTGATGGAAGACGCCGCGCGTGGCCAGGTGCTGAGCCTGGAGTCGCACATCGACGACCACGGCGAGCCGAACACCTCGCGTACCGGCGGTCCCTCGCCGCAGCAGAACCTGGAACGCAGCGAGTTCCGCCAGCAACTGGTCAAGTGCATCGGCCAGCTGCCCGAGCGCGAGCAACTGGTGCTGTCGATGTACTACGAGCAGGAGCTCAACCTGAAGGAAATCGGCGCCGTGCTCGGCGTAAGCGAATCGCGCGTCTGCCAGATCCACGGCCAGGCGATGGTGCGCCTGCGCGGACGCCTGCAGGTGTTCGAGAAGGCCGACGCGGGGCTGGGAGACGAGGAGTGA
- the flhF gene encoding flagellar biosynthesis protein FlhF yields MKIKRFVAADMRTAFAMVRQEHGPDAVILSNRVTEDGVEIVAASNYDEALVQRTLEAMRPAAPAAPLHPLLDPATPAAAANAPALSPAQAAASYFARRQSATPAAPHAEIATPAPVAAAAVTVAPPSPVAAPRAPVAPADRVQAPVTREMAPLLIEPESFAAKLASCLPPAPANEPVAPRRPVVPRADADDTLDLDALLPSIAPPVSLPEPEPAPVATLHAARTPAIAPVAAPTTVTVPTLSVVTDNAAQARESDEQLVQMRGELSAMREMIEREMHRLTDERLRGSPVRMQAMELMEDYGFDAGITRDIALQIPADTEAHRGRGLMLGLLSKKLPVLDTDLLDTGGVIALVGPTGAGKTTTIAKLAACFAQRHNPRDVALVTTDTLRVGGREQLHGYGRQLGIAVHEADSAQTLALVLERLRDYKLVLIDTAGLGQRDRNLVGQLNWLRASGQVKTLLCLPANSHFSDLDEVVRRFSTVQPQGVVLTKLDETGRLGSALSVVVDHQLPMTWVTDGQRVPDDLHRANSAHLVLRLDQLRREADEPCSTEATHVA; encoded by the coding sequence ATGAAAATCAAACGCTTCGTCGCCGCCGACATGCGCACTGCCTTTGCGATGGTCCGGCAGGAACACGGGCCGGATGCGGTGATCCTGTCCAACCGGGTCACCGAGGACGGTGTCGAGATCGTCGCCGCCAGCAACTACGACGAAGCGCTGGTGCAGCGCACGCTGGAAGCGATGCGCCCGGCTGCGCCCGCGGCGCCGCTGCATCCGCTGCTGGATCCGGCCACGCCGGCCGCGGCCGCGAATGCACCCGCGCTGTCGCCGGCGCAGGCCGCGGCCAGCTACTTCGCCCGTCGCCAGTCGGCGACGCCCGCGGCGCCGCACGCCGAGATCGCGACGCCGGCACCGGTCGCCGCCGCCGCGGTTACCGTTGCCCCGCCTTCGCCGGTCGCCGCACCGCGTGCGCCGGTGGCTCCGGCCGACCGCGTGCAGGCACCGGTGACGCGCGAGATGGCACCGCTGCTGATCGAACCCGAATCCTTCGCCGCCAAGCTGGCGTCGTGCCTGCCGCCGGCGCCGGCGAACGAGCCCGTCGCTCCGCGCCGTCCGGTCGTACCGCGCGCCGACGCCGACGACACCCTGGACCTGGACGCGCTGCTGCCCTCGATCGCGCCGCCGGTGTCGCTGCCCGAACCCGAACCCGCGCCGGTGGCCACTCTGCATGCCGCCCGCACGCCGGCCATCGCACCCGTGGCGGCCCCGACCACCGTCACCGTGCCCACGCTGAGCGTGGTCACCGACAACGCCGCTCAGGCGCGCGAGAGCGACGAGCAGCTGGTGCAGATGCGCGGCGAACTGTCTGCCATGCGCGAGATGATCGAGCGCGAGATGCACCGCCTCACCGACGAACGCCTGCGCGGTTCGCCGGTGCGCATGCAGGCGATGGAACTGATGGAGGACTACGGCTTCGACGCCGGTATCACCCGCGACATCGCCCTGCAGATTCCGGCCGATACCGAAGCGCACCGCGGTCGCGGCCTGATGCTGGGCCTGCTGTCGAAGAAGCTGCCGGTGCTGGACACCGACCTGCTGGACACCGGCGGCGTGATCGCCCTGGTCGGCCCCACCGGCGCCGGCAAGACCACCACCATCGCCAAGCTGGCCGCCTGCTTCGCGCAACGCCACAACCCGCGCGACGTGGCGCTGGTGACCACCGACACCCTGCGCGTCGGCGGCCGCGAGCAGCTGCACGGCTACGGCCGCCAGCTCGGCATCGCCGTGCACGAGGCCGACAGCGCGCAGACCCTGGCCTTGGTGCTGGAACGCCTGCGCGACTACAAGCTGGTGCTGATCGACACCGCCGGCCTGGGCCAGCGCGATCGCAACCTGGTCGGCCAGCTCAACTGGCTGCGTGCCTCCGGCCAGGTGAAGACCCTGCTGTGCCTGCCGGCCAATTCGCACTTCTCCGACCTGGACGAAGTGGTCCGCCGCTTCAGCACCGTGCAGCCGCAAGGCGTGGTGCTGACCAAGCTGGACGAAACCGGCCGCCTGGGCAGCGCACTGAGCGTGGTCGTCGACCACCAGCTGCCGATGACTTGGGTGACCGACGGCCAGCGCGTTCCCGACGACCTCCATCGCGCCAACAGCGCCCACCTCGTGCTGCGGCTGGACCAGCTGCGCCGCGAAGCCGACGAACCCTGCTCGACCGAGGCCACCCATGTCGCCTGA
- the flhA gene encoding flagellar biosynthesis protein FlhA, with translation MSAQPAGGLRWMEMLKNGLGAPLVVLALLAMIVVPLAPPVLDALFSFNIAISLVVLLAVIYVKRPLDFTIFPIILLMTTMLRLALNVASTRVILLNGQNGHDAAGKVIAAFGEFVVGGNYAVGIVVFAILTIINFVVITKGAGRIAEVSARFILDAMPGKQMAIDADLNAGVLTREEAKARREEVRAEADFYGSMDGANKFIRGDAIAGILILFINLVGGFAVGMFQHGMPAAEAASTYTLLSIGDGLVAQLPALLVSSAVAMLVTRASRSEDMGQAVMGQAFGQHKALAVAAGVLGLVGLVPGMPNVAFLTLAAGIGYLAWKMWKRTQEGPDGPAGDVPALPGPGAPDRNAELTWDELRPVDPLGLEVGYRLIPLVDKNQGGELMSRIKAVRRKLTQDLGFLVPPVHIRDNLELPSNGYRLLVHGVPVASAEIHPDRELALDPGGAFGTIDGIPGKDPAFGLDAVWIQSHQKATAESLGYTVVDPATVMATHLSHLVREHAPELLGHEEVQQLLSQLARSAPKLVEDLTPKALPLATVVRVLQNLLIERVPIRQLRRIVEALVEFAPQNADPAALTAAVRTSLGRFIVQEISGMAPELPVYTLAPNLERVLQDSTQGTGAALEPGLAERLHQSLADVVTKQEARSEPAVVLVPGTVRAALARLVRHSVPSLSVLAYSEVPEDKRLKLVGTIS, from the coding sequence ATGAGCGCGCAACCCGCCGGCGGGCTGCGCTGGATGGAGATGCTGAAGAACGGCCTGGGCGCGCCGCTGGTCGTGCTGGCGCTGCTGGCGATGATCGTGGTGCCGCTGGCGCCGCCGGTGCTGGACGCGCTCTTCAGCTTCAACATTGCCATCTCGCTGGTGGTGCTGCTGGCGGTGATCTACGTGAAGCGGCCGCTCGACTTCACCATCTTCCCGATCATCCTGCTGATGACCACCATGCTGCGGCTGGCGCTGAACGTCGCGTCGACCCGCGTGATCCTGCTCAACGGCCAGAACGGCCACGACGCCGCCGGCAAGGTCATCGCGGCCTTCGGCGAATTCGTGGTGGGCGGCAACTACGCCGTCGGCATCGTGGTGTTCGCCATCCTGACCATCATCAACTTCGTGGTAATCACCAAGGGTGCGGGCCGCATCGCCGAGGTCTCGGCGCGCTTCATCCTGGACGCCATGCCCGGCAAGCAGATGGCCATCGACGCCGACCTCAACGCCGGCGTGCTGACCCGCGAGGAGGCCAAGGCCCGCCGCGAGGAAGTGCGCGCGGAAGCCGACTTCTACGGCTCGATGGACGGCGCCAACAAGTTCATCCGCGGCGACGCCATCGCCGGCATCCTGATCCTGTTCATCAACCTGGTGGGCGGCTTCGCCGTGGGCATGTTCCAGCACGGCATGCCAGCGGCCGAGGCCGCTTCCACCTACACCCTGCTGTCGATCGGCGACGGCCTGGTCGCCCAGCTGCCGGCGCTGCTGGTGTCGTCGGCCGTGGCCATGCTGGTGACGCGCGCCTCGCGCTCGGAAGACATGGGCCAGGCCGTGATGGGCCAGGCCTTCGGCCAGCACAAGGCGCTCGCGGTCGCGGCTGGCGTGCTGGGCCTGGTCGGGCTGGTGCCCGGCATGCCCAACGTCGCCTTTTTGACGCTGGCCGCCGGCATCGGTTACCTGGCCTGGAAGATGTGGAAGCGGACCCAGGAAGGCCCGGACGGGCCGGCCGGCGACGTGCCCGCCCTGCCCGGCCCGGGCGCCCCGGACCGCAATGCCGAACTGACCTGGGACGAGCTGCGTCCCGTCGATCCGCTGGGCCTGGAAGTGGGTTACCGGCTGATCCCGCTGGTCGACAAGAACCAGGGCGGCGAGCTGATGTCGCGCATCAAGGCGGTGCGCCGCAAGCTGACCCAGGACCTCGGTTTCCTGGTGCCGCCGGTCCACATCCGCGACAACCTGGAACTGCCGTCGAACGGCTATCGCCTGCTGGTGCACGGCGTGCCGGTGGCGTCGGCGGAGATCCATCCGGACCGCGAACTGGCCCTCGACCCGGGCGGCGCGTTCGGCACCATCGACGGCATCCCCGGCAAGGACCCGGCGTTCGGCCTGGACGCGGTGTGGATCCAGTCGCACCAGAAGGCCACCGCCGAATCGCTGGGCTATACCGTGGTCGACCCGGCCACGGTGATGGCCACCCACCTCTCGCATCTGGTGCGCGAACACGCGCCGGAACTGCTGGGCCACGAGGAAGTGCAGCAGCTGCTGTCGCAGTTGGCCCGCAGCGCGCCGAAGCTGGTCGAGGACCTCACCCCGAAGGCGCTGCCATTGGCCACCGTGGTGCGCGTGCTGCAGAACCTGCTGATCGAGCGCGTGCCGATCCGCCAGCTGCGCCGCATCGTCGAGGCGCTGGTCGAGTTCGCCCCGCAGAACGCCGATCCGGCCGCGCTGACCGCCGCCGTGCGCACCTCGCTGGGCCGCTTCATCGTGCAGGAAATCTCCGGCATGGCACCGGAACTGCCCGTCTACACCTTGGCGCCGAATCTGGAACGCGTCTTGCAGGACAGCACCCAGGGAACCGGCGCGGCGCTGGAACCGGGACTGGCCGAACGCCTGCACCAGAGCCTCGCCGACGTGGTGACCAAGCAGGAAGCCCGCAGCGAGCCTGCGGTGGTGCTGGTACCGGGAACGGTCCGCGCCGCCCTCGCCCGCCTGGTCCGCCACAGCGTCCCCTCGCTGTCGGTGCTGGCCTACAGCGAGGTTCCCGAGGACAAGCGGCTGAAGCTGGTGGGGACGATCAGTTGA
- the flhB gene encoding flagellar biosynthesis protein FlhB: MSEQDESGERTELPTEKRLREAREQGNIPRSRELATAAVFGAGVLAIIAMGPGLARNALGWMKIALTPDPMLMRQPDQLFGHVGLLLLKLVAAVAPVAGICVLAGLAAPALMSGLQFSQKSLMPDFKRLNPATGLKRLYGAESIAELLKSLLRVALIGGAAAICLKPGLDPLRELLTMPLEQAVRSGLSFTSTLLLATTGGLILLAAIDAPYQKWNWLRKLKMTRKELRDEMKESEGSPEVKGRMRQLQHQMSQRRMMEEVPTADVIVVNPTHYAVALKYQAGQMGAPTVVAKGVDEMALRIRELADAHRIAIVSAPPLARALYREGQLGREIPVRMYAAVAQILSYVYQLRAWRVGEAPLPDQPTVDIDEHGGKA; this comes from the coding sequence ATGTCTGAGCAGGACGAAAGCGGCGAACGCACTGAACTTCCTACCGAAAAACGGCTTCGCGAAGCCCGCGAGCAAGGCAACATCCCGCGCTCGCGCGAGCTGGCGACGGCGGCGGTGTTCGGGGCGGGCGTGCTGGCGATCATCGCGATGGGGCCCGGCCTGGCGCGCAATGCGCTGGGCTGGATGAAGATCGCGCTGACGCCCGACCCCATGCTGATGCGCCAGCCGGACCAGCTGTTCGGCCATGTCGGCCTGTTGCTGCTGAAGCTGGTGGCGGCGGTCGCGCCGGTGGCCGGCATCTGCGTGCTGGCCGGTCTGGCGGCACCGGCGCTGATGAGCGGACTGCAGTTCTCGCAGAAGTCGCTGATGCCCGACTTCAAGCGCCTCAACCCCGCGACCGGTCTCAAGCGCCTGTATGGCGCGGAAAGCATCGCCGAGCTGCTGAAGTCGCTGCTGCGCGTGGCGCTGATCGGCGGCGCGGCAGCGATCTGTCTGAAGCCGGGTTTGGATCCGCTGCGCGAGCTGCTGACCATGCCACTGGAGCAGGCCGTGCGCAGCGGCCTGTCGTTCACCAGCACGCTGCTGCTGGCCACCACGGGCGGGTTGATCCTGCTGGCCGCCATCGACGCGCCGTACCAGAAGTGGAACTGGCTGCGAAAGCTGAAGATGACGCGCAAGGAGCTGCGCGACGAGATGAAGGAAAGCGAAGGCAGCCCGGAGGTGAAGGGCCGCATGCGCCAGTTGCAGCACCAGATGTCGCAGCGGCGGATGATGGAGGAGGTGCCAACCGCCGACGTCATCGTGGTCAACCCGACCCACTACGCCGTGGCGCTGAAGTACCAGGCCGGCCAGATGGGCGCGCCCACCGTGGTCGCCAAGGGCGTGGACGAAATGGCCCTGCGCATCCGCGAACTGGCCGACGCCCACCGCATCGCCATCGTCTCCGCGCCGCCGTTGGCACGCGCCTTGTATCGGGAAGGCCAGCTTGGCCGGGAAATCCCCGTGAGAATGTACGCCGCCGTCGCCCAGATCCTCTCCTACGTCTACCAACTGCGTGCCTGGCGCGTGGGCGAAGCCCCGCTGCCCGACCAGCCGACCGTCGACATCGATGAGCACGGAGGCAAGGCATGA
- a CDS encoding TolC family protein produces MWLRLAAVAAFAMAPCVHAQVPSPAVPPETLTLDDAIARVASAHPDLRLFGARTDILLAEREVALLRPALRVGLDLENVLGTGDANGFRQAEATLTLAGVLERGGKLDARRTLAQARIDALAMQRETQRLDLLADVARRYLAVTGARAQRSIATQEIAQRRRTVVAARQRLQAGASPESVVLTAQAALARAELALLRADQQEAAARQHLAALWGERAPRFEVAAGDPLALPAIDDVDALGSLLDGTPELAQFADERRIREARVRLARTASTPDLDWQIGVRRMQDSADTALVGGMSLPLGGKRRAGPEIRAAEADLAALEIERESRDIALYSTLTDAHGRYRVAQLDVQRTRNDVLPRLLRAEQAAERAYRAGAISYLEWAQLQSETTATRRQQLDTALDAQAALIEIQRLTGQAFVAAPTASEQGTTP; encoded by the coding sequence ATGTGGTTGCGACTGGCGGCAGTGGCCGCCTTCGCGATGGCGCCGTGCGTGCACGCACAGGTGCCATCGCCTGCTGTTCCCCCTGAAACCCTGACGCTGGACGACGCCATCGCGCGTGTCGCCAGCGCCCATCCCGACCTGCGCCTGTTCGGCGCGCGTACCGACATCCTGCTGGCCGAACGCGAGGTCGCACTTCTGCGGCCCGCATTACGCGTCGGGCTCGATCTCGAGAACGTGCTCGGCACCGGCGATGCGAACGGCTTCCGCCAGGCCGAAGCCACGCTGACGCTGGCGGGCGTGCTGGAGCGCGGCGGCAAGCTCGACGCGCGACGGACGCTGGCACAGGCGCGCATCGACGCGTTGGCCATGCAACGCGAAACCCAGCGGCTCGACCTGCTGGCGGATGTCGCCCGTCGCTATCTGGCCGTCACCGGCGCGCGCGCGCAGCGGAGCATCGCCACGCAGGAGATCGCGCAGCGTCGGCGCACCGTCGTTGCCGCCCGCCAGCGTCTGCAGGCCGGCGCCTCGCCCGAGTCGGTCGTGCTGACCGCGCAGGCGGCGCTGGCGCGTGCCGAACTGGCGCTGCTGCGTGCCGACCAGCAGGAGGCCGCGGCGCGTCAGCACCTGGCAGCGTTGTGGGGCGAGCGCGCGCCGCGCTTCGAGGTGGCGGCCGGCGACCCGCTGGCGCTGCCGGCGATCGACGACGTCGACGCACTGGGATCGCTGCTGGACGGCACGCCGGAACTGGCGCAGTTCGCCGACGAACGCCGTATCCGTGAGGCCCGTGTCCGGCTGGCACGGACCGCGTCCACGCCCGACCTCGACTGGCAGATAGGCGTGCGCCGGATGCAGGACAGTGCCGATACCGCGCTGGTCGGCGGTATGTCGTTGCCGCTGGGCGGTAAGCGTCGCGCGGGGCCGGAGATCCGTGCCGCCGAGGCGGACCTGGCGGCACTGGAGATCGAGCGCGAATCACGCGACATCGCGCTGTACTCCACGCTGACCGATGCGCATGGCCGCTATCGGGTGGCGCAACTCGACGTGCAGCGCACGCGCAACGACGTGCTGCCACGCCTGCTGCGTGCCGAACAGGCGGCCGAGCGCGCCTATCGTGCCGGCGCCATCAGCTACCTGGAATGGGCGCAGCTGCAGTCCGAGACCACGGCGACCCGTCGCCAGCAGCTGGACACCGCGCTCGATGCGCAGGCGGCCCTCATCGAAATCCAGCGGCTCACCGGGCAGGCGTTCGTCGCCGCGCCCACCGCTTCAGAACAAGGAACCACCCCATGA